The following are encoded together in the Oncorhynchus gorbuscha isolate QuinsamMale2020 ecotype Even-year linkage group LG03, OgorEven_v1.0, whole genome shotgun sequence genome:
- the LOC124031610 gene encoding synaptotagmin-2-like isoform X1: MKWNLFKNKPEAMVGPEPTGTGATMTAAPAVAIATTVAEPPGNGTESKNDMFEEIKSKFLNEIDKIPLPSWAIIAIAVVAAFLILTCCFCIIKKCCCKKKKNKKGKKGKDGFNMKNMKGDEKQDDDDDEGETGLTEEEKEEEEKEEEKLGKLQYSLDYDFQDNKLTVGILQAADLISMDSGGTSDPYVKVYVLPDKKKKFDTKVQKKNLNPVFNESFVFKLPYDELGGKTLVMSVFDYDRFSKHDIIGEVKIPMNTIDLGQPIEEWKDLESADKEEPEKLGDICISLRYVPTAGKLTVCILEAKNLKKMDVGGLSDPYVKIALLQGGKKLKKKKTTVKKNTLNPYYNESFSFEIPMDMMQKILVVVTVFDYDKIGKNDAIGKIFVGSKATGPGLKHWSDMLSNPRRPIAQWHPLQQEEDIDAALAGLNAKK, encoded by the exons ATGAAGTGGAACTTGTTCAAGAATAAGCCTGAGGCCATGGTGGGTCCAGAGCCCACGGGCACCGGTGCCACCATGACCGCGGCCCCAGCCGTAGCAATCGCCACCACAGTGGCTGAACCCCCAGGCAACGGTACAGAGTCCAAGAATGACATGTTCGAAGAGATCAAGAGCAAATTCTTGAACGAGATCGATAAGATCCCAC tCCCTTCCTGGGCTATCATAGCCATTGCTGTGGTGGCCGCCTTCCTCATCCTCACCTGCTGCTTTTGCATTATAAAGAAGTGCTGctgcaagaagaagaagaacaagaagggCAAGAAGGGAAAGGATGGCTTCAACATGAAGAACATGAAAGGGGATGAG AAACaggacgacgacgatgacgaagGTGAGACGGGGCTgacggaggaagagaaagaggaagaggagaaagaggaggagaagctCGGCAAACTGCAGTACTCACTTGACTATGATTTCCAAGACAACAAG CTCACAGTGGGAATACTCCAAGCTGCAGATCTTATATCCATGGACAGCGGAGGCACCTCTGACCCGTACGTTAAGGTCTATGTCCTCCCAGACAAGAAGAAGAAGTTTGACACCAAGGTTCAAAAGAAAAACCTGAACCCTGTCTTCAATGAATCATTTGTTTTCAAG TTACCGTATGATGAGCTCGGTGGGAAAACCCTGGTGATGTCAGTCTTTGACTACGACCGATTCTCCAAGCATGACATCATTGGAGAGGTGAAGATCCCGATGAACACCATTGACCTGGGACAGCCCATCGAAGAATGGAAGGATTTGGAGAGTGCAGACAAAGAGGAG CCTGAGAAGCTGGGAGacatctgtatctctctccgttACGTGCCCACCGCTGGCAAACTCACTGTCTGTATCCTGGAGGCAAAGAACCTCAAGAAGATGGACGTGGGTGGACTGTCTG ATCCCTACGTGAAGATCGCGTTGCTGCAGGGCGGCAAGaaactgaagaagaagaagaccacGGTGAAGAAGAACACTCTGAATCCGTACTACAACGAGTCCTTCAGCTTTGAGATCCCAATGGACATGATGCAG aaAATCTtggtggtggtgacagtgtttgaTTATGACAAGATTGGCAAGAATGACGCCATTGGGAAGATATTTGTGGGAAGCAAGGCGACGGGCCCTGGTCTGAAGCATTGGTCTGACATGCTCTCTAACCCCAGGCGTCCCATTGCCCAGTGGCATCCACTACAACAGGAGGAGGATATAGATGCGGCGCTGGCAGGTTTAAATGCAAAAAAGTAA
- the LOC124031610 gene encoding synaptotagmin-2-like isoform X2, translating to MKWNLFKNKPEAMVGPEPTGTGATMTAAPAVAIATTVAEPPGNGTESKNDMFEEIKSKFLNEIDKIPLPSWAIIAIAVVAAFLILTCCFCIIKKCCCKKKKNKKGKKGKDGFNMKNMKGDEDDDDDEGETGLTEEEKEEEEKEEEKLGKLQYSLDYDFQDNKLTVGILQAADLISMDSGGTSDPYVKVYVLPDKKKKFDTKVQKKNLNPVFNESFVFKLPYDELGGKTLVMSVFDYDRFSKHDIIGEVKIPMNTIDLGQPIEEWKDLESADKEEPEKLGDICISLRYVPTAGKLTVCILEAKNLKKMDVGGLSDPYVKIALLQGGKKLKKKKTTVKKNTLNPYYNESFSFEIPMDMMQKILVVVTVFDYDKIGKNDAIGKIFVGSKATGPGLKHWSDMLSNPRRPIAQWHPLQQEEDIDAALAGLNAKK from the exons ATGAAGTGGAACTTGTTCAAGAATAAGCCTGAGGCCATGGTGGGTCCAGAGCCCACGGGCACCGGTGCCACCATGACCGCGGCCCCAGCCGTAGCAATCGCCACCACAGTGGCTGAACCCCCAGGCAACGGTACAGAGTCCAAGAATGACATGTTCGAAGAGATCAAGAGCAAATTCTTGAACGAGATCGATAAGATCCCAC tCCCTTCCTGGGCTATCATAGCCATTGCTGTGGTGGCCGCCTTCCTCATCCTCACCTGCTGCTTTTGCATTATAAAGAAGTGCTGctgcaagaagaagaagaacaagaagggCAAGAAGGGAAAGGATGGCTTCAACATGAAGAACATGAAAGGGGATGAG gacgacgacgatgacgaagGTGAGACGGGGCTgacggaggaagagaaagaggaagaggagaaagaggaggagaagctCGGCAAACTGCAGTACTCACTTGACTATGATTTCCAAGACAACAAG CTCACAGTGGGAATACTCCAAGCTGCAGATCTTATATCCATGGACAGCGGAGGCACCTCTGACCCGTACGTTAAGGTCTATGTCCTCCCAGACAAGAAGAAGAAGTTTGACACCAAGGTTCAAAAGAAAAACCTGAACCCTGTCTTCAATGAATCATTTGTTTTCAAG TTACCGTATGATGAGCTCGGTGGGAAAACCCTGGTGATGTCAGTCTTTGACTACGACCGATTCTCCAAGCATGACATCATTGGAGAGGTGAAGATCCCGATGAACACCATTGACCTGGGACAGCCCATCGAAGAATGGAAGGATTTGGAGAGTGCAGACAAAGAGGAG CCTGAGAAGCTGGGAGacatctgtatctctctccgttACGTGCCCACCGCTGGCAAACTCACTGTCTGTATCCTGGAGGCAAAGAACCTCAAGAAGATGGACGTGGGTGGACTGTCTG ATCCCTACGTGAAGATCGCGTTGCTGCAGGGCGGCAAGaaactgaagaagaagaagaccacGGTGAAGAAGAACACTCTGAATCCGTACTACAACGAGTCCTTCAGCTTTGAGATCCCAATGGACATGATGCAG aaAATCTtggtggtggtgacagtgtttgaTTATGACAAGATTGGCAAGAATGACGCCATTGGGAAGATATTTGTGGGAAGCAAGGCGACGGGCCCTGGTCTGAAGCATTGGTCTGACATGCTCTCTAACCCCAGGCGTCCCATTGCCCAGTGGCATCCACTACAACAGGAGGAGGATATAGATGCGGCGCTGGCAGGTTTAAATGCAAAAAAGTAA